Proteins from one Pseudarthrobacter sp. BIM B-2242 genomic window:
- a CDS encoding L-lactate permease, translated as MFQQILDPIAGSLVISALCATLPLVLLFVLLGVFKVKAPVAALAGLALSLVLAVVGWQMPVNQALSATAAGIFYGLFPILWILINALWIYRLTVATPWFEVLGRTIRSISNDLRILSILIAFCFGALLESLAGFGAPVAISAAMLMAAGMKPLKSAIVSLLANTAPVAFGAMAAPIIALNGVTGLPLNELSSMAGRQTPFIALIVPLLLVFIVDGRRGVKQTWPVALVAGVAFGAAQFVTSNYFAVELTDVVAAVVTVAAVLLMLKVWQPKETVGIGGAVQTAPEAAEAAAVGARTDSVGGSASGVSAKHAAGRPAPGSAAPTDNGVPSDNSRPEPRQIWMAIAPYLIIIAVFSVAQIPFVKAWLSHVGTVTFAWPGLDITDSAGKPIAATKFKLDHLKATGTLLLFSGLLTMLLYKITASQGFRIYRDTLVQLRWTIVTVTAVLGLSFVMNLSGQTTTLGFALASAGGFFALLSPLIGWIGVALTGSDTSSNSLFGQMQATAAEQTGLSPVLMAASNSSAGVMGKMLSLQNLAVASAAVGLDGAEGTLFRKLIGWSLGLLALITVLIFLQSTPVLGWMVP; from the coding sequence ATGTTTCAGCAGATCCTCGACCCCATCGCCGGGTCCCTAGTGATTTCAGCCCTTTGCGCGACCCTTCCCCTCGTACTTCTTTTCGTCCTTCTGGGCGTCTTCAAGGTCAAGGCACCCGTGGCTGCCCTTGCCGGCCTCGCCCTGTCCCTCGTTCTGGCCGTCGTCGGCTGGCAGATGCCGGTCAACCAAGCCTTGAGCGCCACCGCGGCCGGCATCTTTTATGGCCTGTTCCCCATCCTGTGGATCCTGATCAACGCGCTGTGGATCTACCGGCTCACCGTGGCCACGCCATGGTTCGAGGTACTAGGGCGCACCATCCGCTCCATTTCGAACGACCTCAGGATCCTGTCCATCCTGATCGCCTTCTGCTTTGGCGCACTCTTGGAGTCCCTGGCCGGCTTCGGGGCACCCGTGGCGATCTCTGCCGCCATGCTGATGGCTGCCGGCATGAAGCCCTTGAAATCGGCCATTGTGTCGCTGCTCGCCAACACCGCTCCGGTGGCTTTCGGGGCGATGGCCGCACCGATCATCGCCCTGAACGGCGTCACGGGCCTGCCGCTGAATGAGCTGTCCTCCATGGCCGGACGCCAGACGCCGTTCATCGCCCTGATCGTTCCCCTGCTGCTGGTGTTCATCGTGGACGGTCGCCGTGGCGTGAAGCAGACCTGGCCCGTGGCCCTCGTGGCAGGTGTGGCCTTCGGCGCGGCGCAGTTTGTCACCTCCAACTACTTCGCCGTGGAACTCACTGACGTTGTGGCCGCCGTGGTAACAGTGGCCGCCGTGCTGCTGATGCTGAAAGTGTGGCAACCGAAGGAAACCGTCGGAATCGGCGGAGCGGTGCAGACTGCACCGGAAGCAGCGGAGGCAGCCGCCGTCGGTGCCCGCACAGATTCGGTCGGCGGTTCAGCCAGCGGAGTCAGCGCAAAACACGCTGCCGGCCGGCCCGCACCGGGCAGCGCTGCGCCCACTGACAACGGTGTACCCAGCGATAACTCGAGGCCCGAGCCGCGGCAGATCTGGATGGCGATCGCCCCGTACCTGATCATCATCGCGGTGTTCTCAGTGGCCCAGATTCCGTTCGTCAAGGCCTGGCTGAGCCACGTCGGCACCGTCACGTTCGCCTGGCCCGGACTGGACATCACAGACTCAGCCGGCAAGCCCATCGCCGCCACGAAGTTCAAGCTGGACCACCTCAAGGCCACCGGCACCCTCCTGCTTTTCTCGGGCCTGCTCACCATGCTGCTGTACAAGATCACGGCATCCCAAGGCTTCCGCATCTACCGGGACACCCTGGTTCAGCTGCGCTGGACAATCGTCACCGTCACAGCCGTACTTGGCCTCTCCTTCGTCATGAACCTCTCCGGCCAGACCACCACCCTGGGCTTTGCGCTTGCCTCTGCGGGCGGCTTCTTCGCCCTCCTCTCCCCGCTGATCGGGTGGATCGGCGTGGCACTCACCGGCTCCGATACCTCCTCGAACTCCCTGTTCGGCCAGATGCAGGCAACGGCAGCCGAGCAAACCGGCCTCTCCCCTGTCCTGATGGCCGCTTCAAACTCCTCCGCAGGGGTGATGGGCAAGATGCTGTCGCTGCAGAACCTGGCCGTGGCCTCCGCTGCGGTGGGACTTGACGGCGCCGAGGGAACACTTTTCCGGAAGCTGATCGGCTGGAGCCTCGGCCTGCTGGCACTCATCACCGTTCTGATCTTCCTGCAGTCCACCCCCGTCCTCGGCTGGATGGTGCCCTGA
- a CDS encoding GntR family transcriptional regulator gives MAGRIAAVSIVDAIAADLRSRVFSGELRSGEALTETDIATSYDVARPTAKASIEKLVAEGLLDRGTHKTARVVELGPESVRDIYLARAYLESEVLRRLARSHEVPEEAVQANRDIAALKTGAPLDVVEPDMRFHTSLIDAVGNERISRMYRSLVGEVRLCMVRVQSLHLLDTELILAEHRRILELIEAGEGEAAAQLLDEHLGRARERLVAAMGGTPGPEAEQPSELQPH, from the coding sequence ATGGCTGGGCGCATTGCAGCAGTCTCAATCGTCGACGCGATCGCTGCGGATCTGCGGAGCCGGGTCTTCTCGGGTGAGCTGCGTTCGGGGGAAGCGCTCACTGAGACAGACATCGCCACGTCCTATGACGTGGCACGCCCCACCGCCAAGGCCTCAATTGAGAAACTCGTCGCGGAGGGACTGCTGGACAGGGGCACGCACAAAACCGCGCGGGTGGTGGAACTGGGGCCGGAATCGGTGCGGGATATCTACCTTGCCCGCGCATATCTGGAGAGCGAAGTGCTGCGCCGGCTGGCGCGATCACACGAGGTGCCGGAAGAGGCTGTCCAGGCGAACCGGGACATCGCGGCATTAAAGACCGGGGCGCCCCTGGATGTCGTGGAACCTGACATGCGCTTCCATACGAGCCTGATCGACGCTGTGGGCAATGAGCGCATCAGCCGCATGTACCGCTCGCTGGTGGGCGAAGTGCGGCTATGCATGGTCCGCGTCCAGTCGCTGCACCTCCTGGACACTGAACTCATCCTGGCTGAACACCGCAGGATCCTGGAACTGATTGAGGCAGGCGAGGGCGAGGCTGCGGCCCAACTGCTTGATGAACACCTGGGCCGCGCGCGGGAGCGCCTCGTCGCTGCCATGGGCGGAACCCCTGGTCCCGAGGCAGAGCAGCCCTCCGAACTGCAGCCCCACTAG
- a CDS encoding FAD-binding and (Fe-S)-binding domain-containing protein, which produces MAPLDLAALRGAVQDPAQVKTRAIDLHANAHDASHFLLIPQAVVTAGSAAEVGALLRASAAQGVPLTFRSGGTSLSGQAVTDGVLVDVRRNFRDVEVLDDGARVRVQPGVTVRALNARLARHGRKFGPDPASEAACTIGGVVANNSSGMNCGTVDNTYRTLGSLTVVLPSGTVIDTGAPDADRRLLALEPELYEGLARLARRVRENAGSAARIRQQFAMKNTMGYGLNSLLDFQSPVDIMAHLIVGSEGTLGFVAEAVFRTIPRLQHAAAGLLVFPDLEAANAALPALVETGAATIELMDALSLKVGQTLKGTPAVVQDLAVRDHAALLVEYSAGSAGQLAELQGTGEGILPGLGLSAAARFTGDSRERGQLWQLRKGLYASVAGARPQGTTALLEDIVVPVPVLGRTCRELIRLFDKYGYDNSVIFGHAKDGNVHFMLTDGFATPGELERYSDFTEDMVDLVLAEGGSLKAEHGTGRVMAPYVRRQYGEELYDVMRRIKQLFDPAAMLNPGVLMDEDPLAHLRHIKTAPPVADEVDRCVSCGYCEPVCPSKDITLTPRQRIVTLRAIETARLAGDTALVKELEKDYEYESVDTCAVDGMCQTACPVDINTGSLVKKLRQADAGPVANGAWNAAAKHWEGVTRGAALALTVVNKLPAAAIAPPNRAARAVLGEDTVPLYSAELPGGGSVRKRPTPTGDVDAVYFPACVGTMFGPAGTARDTKGHGVQYSFEQLCARAGLTLLVPEGIDGLCCGTPWSSKGMAAGQKTMREKTLAALREATRDGELPIVCDASSCTEGLRQAVESDMPAAGQRPLRMVDAVDFAAERILPGLPDHAKLESLALHPTCSSTRMGLNDALGAVAGAVAERVEVPENWGCCAFAGDRGMLHPELTASATGKQAAEVADMGAAAHASCNRTCELGMTRATGEQYRHVLELLEEVTR; this is translated from the coding sequence ATGGCTCCCCTCGATCTGGCAGCCCTCCGCGGGGCGGTGCAGGACCCCGCGCAGGTGAAGACCCGCGCAATCGACCTGCACGCCAACGCCCACGACGCCTCCCACTTCCTCTTGATCCCCCAGGCCGTGGTGACCGCGGGCAGTGCTGCCGAAGTCGGCGCACTGCTGCGTGCCAGCGCCGCCCAGGGCGTGCCGCTGACGTTCCGCTCCGGCGGAACCAGCCTGAGCGGACAGGCGGTCACCGACGGCGTCCTGGTGGACGTCCGCCGCAACTTCAGGGACGTCGAGGTGCTCGACGACGGCGCACGGGTCCGCGTGCAGCCCGGCGTCACCGTCCGGGCGCTCAACGCGAGGCTGGCACGCCACGGCCGGAAGTTCGGCCCGGATCCCGCCAGTGAGGCAGCGTGCACCATCGGCGGCGTTGTGGCCAACAATTCCTCCGGAATGAACTGCGGAACCGTGGACAACACGTACCGGACGCTGGGGTCGTTGACCGTGGTGCTGCCCTCCGGCACCGTCATCGACACCGGAGCGCCGGATGCGGACCGGAGGCTCCTCGCCCTTGAACCGGAACTCTACGAAGGCCTGGCCCGGCTGGCCCGACGGGTCCGGGAGAATGCCGGCTCCGCCGCCAGGATCAGGCAACAGTTCGCCATGAAAAACACCATGGGCTACGGCCTGAACTCCCTGCTGGATTTCCAGAGCCCGGTGGACATCATGGCCCACCTGATCGTCGGCAGCGAAGGCACCCTGGGTTTTGTGGCGGAGGCGGTCTTCCGCACCATCCCGCGGCTCCAGCATGCCGCCGCCGGCCTGTTGGTGTTCCCGGACCTTGAGGCCGCCAACGCCGCCCTGCCCGCCCTCGTCGAAACGGGGGCGGCGACCATCGAACTGATGGACGCGCTGTCCTTGAAGGTGGGCCAAACACTCAAGGGAACGCCCGCCGTCGTGCAGGACCTCGCAGTCCGGGATCACGCCGCCCTGCTCGTGGAGTACTCCGCCGGCAGCGCCGGGCAGCTGGCGGAACTCCAAGGGACAGGTGAGGGCATCCTCCCGGGCCTCGGGCTGTCCGCGGCCGCCCGGTTTACCGGTGACTCACGGGAACGCGGGCAGCTCTGGCAGCTGCGCAAGGGCCTGTACGCATCTGTCGCCGGTGCCCGCCCCCAGGGCACCACCGCACTGCTGGAAGACATTGTGGTCCCCGTTCCGGTGCTGGGCCGGACCTGCCGGGAACTGATCCGGCTCTTCGACAAGTACGGCTACGACAACAGCGTGATCTTCGGCCATGCGAAGGACGGCAACGTCCACTTCATGCTCACCGACGGTTTCGCCACCCCCGGAGAACTGGAGCGATACAGCGACTTCACCGAAGACATGGTGGACCTGGTCCTGGCCGAGGGCGGCTCCCTGAAGGCGGAGCACGGGACAGGGCGCGTCATGGCACCCTATGTCCGCAGGCAGTACGGCGAAGAGCTCTACGACGTTATGCGCCGCATCAAGCAGCTTTTCGACCCCGCCGCGATGCTCAACCCCGGCGTGCTGATGGACGAGGATCCGCTGGCGCACCTGCGGCACATCAAGACAGCGCCGCCGGTGGCCGACGAAGTGGACCGCTGCGTCTCCTGCGGTTACTGCGAGCCGGTGTGCCCCAGCAAGGACATCACCCTCACTCCGCGCCAACGCATCGTCACGCTGCGCGCCATCGAAACCGCGCGGCTGGCCGGGGACACCGCCCTGGTCAAGGAACTGGAAAAGGACTACGAGTACGAGTCCGTGGACACGTGCGCCGTGGACGGAATGTGCCAGACCGCCTGCCCTGTGGACATCAACACGGGATCGCTCGTCAAGAAACTGCGGCAGGCCGATGCCGGCCCGGTCGCCAACGGGGCTTGGAACGCCGCCGCCAAGCACTGGGAAGGCGTCACCCGCGGTGCCGCGCTTGCCTTGACAGTAGTCAACAAGCTGCCGGCGGCCGCCATCGCGCCGCCGAACAGGGCTGCGCGGGCAGTCCTCGGCGAGGACACCGTCCCGCTGTATTCCGCCGAACTGCCGGGCGGCGGTTCGGTGCGGAAGCGTCCGACGCCGACGGGTGACGTGGACGCGGTCTACTTCCCTGCGTGCGTAGGGACCATGTTCGGCCCCGCGGGTACGGCCCGGGACACGAAGGGACACGGTGTCCAGTACAGCTTCGAACAGCTGTGCGCGCGGGCCGGGCTCACCCTCCTCGTCCCGGAAGGCATCGACGGGCTCTGCTGCGGCACCCCGTGGTCCTCCAAAGGCATGGCGGCCGGCCAGAAAACGATGCGGGAGAAGACCCTGGCGGCCCTCCGGGAGGCAACCCGTGACGGCGAGCTGCCCATCGTCTGCGACGCGTCCTCCTGCACCGAGGGCCTGCGCCAGGCTGTCGAATCCGACATGCCGGCCGCAGGGCAGCGTCCGCTGCGCATGGTGGACGCCGTGGACTTCGCGGCCGAACGGATCCTTCCCGGACTTCCGGACCACGCGAAACTCGAGTCCCTTGCCCTCCATCCCACCTGTTCATCCACCAGGATGGGCCTCAACGATGCCCTCGGGGCCGTCGCCGGCGCCGTGGCCGAGCGCGTGGAGGTTCCGGAAAACTGGGGCTGCTGCGCGTTTGCCGGGGACAGGGGAATGCTGCACCCCGAACTGACAGCATCGGCAACCGGGAAGCAGGCCGCGGAGGTGGCCGACATGGGCGCTGCCGCGCACGCATCATGCAACCGGACCTGCGAACTGGGTATGACCAGGGCAACGGGTGAGCAGTACCGCCACGTGCTGGAACTCCTCGAAGAAGTCACCCGCTGA
- a CDS encoding alpha-amylase family glycosyl hydrolase, whose product MARTKLLRTAAVVLAAALALSAVALPAQAAPGPKDPDPQKPVPSSAVHSLRAPVTDENFYFVMADRFSNGDTANDDGGLGPDPMVSGFDPTKKGFYNGGDLTGLLDKIDYIQGLGTTSIWLTPSFKNKAVQPEDNSAGYHGYWVTDFTQIDPHLGTNDELKKLINEAHSRGMKVYFDIITNHTADVIGYTKGARQPYVSKDTKPYRTAAGEVFDDRDYAGSKKFPKLDPKTSFPYEPVLDVGEENLKVPGWLNDPTLYHNRGDTTFAGEDSYYGDFFGLDDLNTEHHKVVDGMEEIYQTWIRDFGVDGFRIDTMKHVNDEFWQEFGPEVLSYAKAQGKDEFFMFGEVFDTSNQMQAILDFRFQDAARGFASKSQDARTLETFFAGDDWYTDADSNVYQLPTFLGNHDMGRIGHFIATDNADATDAEKVARDRLAHELMYFSRGNPVIYYGDEQGFTGPGGDQDARQTLFASQVPEYLDDDLLGTDATHAVDNFNASHPLYSTISQLAAVTKEHPALRDGAHQHRYASEGTGIYAFSRTDAEDQREYVVALNNSEQPQSAEIPTYIGKRNYTRIYGDAANDVKTAADGKLNVTVPPLSAVVYKSSGRIPHSKEAPAVVLQQPAAAPADNGRIKVTADVGGSSFYEVTFEAKTAGGGWVPIGTDDTAPYQVFHDVAALDAGTAIEYRATVLDNGGHTAPSQPRKAAVPAPVLTMQKPLEGSNVEGTVELSATADPEKASHVVAFERSVDGAEWTAVGTDDSSPVYSLTDNLAPLEPADGTEVRYRATMTGPGFNVVSEPRTVIVGDAPQPDSVTVPGSFNKDLGCPKDWDETCAEAAMTLDPADRIWRLTVNLSPGQYEYKAVLNQSWNSSYGADGALGGSNIVLDHPGGDVTFRYDNRTHIMSAVYASDQPAAVSVPGSMNGEMGCLSDWDPACDQAQLTLDKEDLVWKLTVSNLAAGSYAFKAALNRSWGISYGAGGASPGADILYEHDGGAVTFRYDHVTHLMTAG is encoded by the coding sequence TTGGCCCGGACCAAGCTGCTTCGCACAGCTGCCGTGGTGCTGGCGGCAGCATTGGCCCTTTCGGCAGTGGCGCTTCCAGCCCAGGCGGCGCCCGGCCCCAAGGACCCGGATCCACAGAAGCCCGTCCCGTCGTCGGCCGTCCACTCACTCCGCGCCCCGGTGACGGACGAAAATTTCTACTTTGTTATGGCGGACCGGTTCAGCAACGGCGACACCGCCAACGACGACGGCGGGCTGGGTCCGGACCCTATGGTGTCCGGGTTCGATCCCACTAAAAAGGGCTTCTACAACGGCGGTGACCTCACCGGGCTCCTGGACAAGATCGATTACATCCAGGGCCTGGGCACCACGTCCATCTGGCTGACGCCCAGTTTCAAGAATAAGGCGGTCCAGCCAGAGGACAATTCGGCGGGGTACCACGGCTACTGGGTCACCGACTTCACGCAGATTGACCCGCATCTTGGCACCAATGATGAGTTGAAAAAGCTCATCAACGAGGCCCACTCGCGTGGCATGAAGGTCTACTTCGACATCATCACCAACCACACGGCAGACGTCATCGGCTATACGAAAGGAGCCCGCCAACCCTACGTTTCCAAGGACACCAAGCCCTACAGGACGGCAGCCGGTGAGGTGTTCGACGACCGCGACTACGCAGGCTCCAAGAAATTCCCGAAACTCGACCCGAAGACATCATTTCCCTACGAACCCGTCCTCGACGTGGGCGAAGAAAACCTCAAAGTCCCCGGGTGGCTGAACGATCCAACGCTGTACCACAACCGCGGCGACACCACCTTTGCGGGCGAGGACTCCTACTACGGCGACTTCTTTGGCCTGGATGATCTCAACACTGAACACCACAAGGTGGTGGACGGAATGGAGGAGATCTACCAGACGTGGATCCGCGACTTCGGCGTGGACGGCTTCCGGATCGACACCATGAAGCACGTGAATGATGAGTTCTGGCAGGAATTCGGCCCGGAAGTGCTCAGCTACGCGAAGGCCCAGGGCAAGGACGAATTCTTTATGTTCGGCGAGGTCTTCGACACCAGCAACCAGATGCAGGCGATTCTGGACTTCCGGTTCCAGGACGCGGCCCGCGGCTTCGCTTCCAAGAGCCAGGACGCCAGAACCCTGGAGACCTTCTTCGCCGGAGACGACTGGTACACCGACGCCGATTCGAATGTCTACCAGTTGCCCACCTTCCTGGGCAACCACGACATGGGCCGGATCGGCCACTTCATCGCCACGGACAACGCCGACGCCACCGACGCCGAAAAGGTGGCCCGGGACAGGCTGGCGCACGAGCTGATGTACTTCTCCCGCGGCAACCCGGTGATCTACTACGGCGACGAACAGGGCTTCACCGGTCCCGGCGGCGACCAGGACGCACGTCAGACGCTCTTCGCCAGCCAGGTGCCGGAGTACCTCGATGACGACCTGCTCGGCACCGATGCCACCCACGCCGTCGACAACTTCAATGCCAGCCACCCGCTGTACTCGACGATCAGCCAACTCGCGGCCGTGACCAAGGAACACCCGGCACTCCGCGATGGCGCGCATCAGCATCGCTACGCCTCCGAAGGCACCGGCATCTACGCGTTCTCCCGCACTGACGCGGAGGACCAGCGCGAATACGTGGTGGCGCTGAATAACAGCGAACAGCCGCAGTCTGCCGAAATTCCCACCTACATCGGCAAGCGCAACTACACGAGGATCTATGGCGACGCGGCAAATGACGTGAAGACGGCCGCAGACGGCAAACTGAACGTCACCGTGCCGCCGTTGTCAGCGGTGGTTTACAAATCGTCCGGCCGCATTCCGCACTCCAAGGAAGCCCCCGCCGTCGTACTCCAGCAGCCTGCCGCGGCACCCGCGGACAACGGCAGGATCAAGGTAACGGCCGACGTCGGCGGTTCGTCGTTCTACGAGGTCACCTTCGAGGCGAAGACAGCTGGCGGCGGCTGGGTTCCGATCGGCACCGATGACACCGCGCCTTACCAGGTGTTCCACGACGTGGCGGCCCTGGACGCCGGTACGGCCATTGAGTACCGCGCCACAGTGCTGGACAACGGCGGCCACACCGCCCCGAGCCAGCCCCGGAAAGCAGCCGTTCCGGCGCCCGTCCTGACCATGCAGAAGCCCTTGGAAGGCAGCAACGTGGAAGGCACTGTGGAGCTGAGCGCTACTGCAGATCCGGAAAAGGCCAGCCACGTGGTGGCCTTTGAACGGAGCGTGGACGGTGCAGAATGGACAGCTGTTGGCACCGACGATTCCTCACCGGTGTATTCGCTGACGGACAACCTGGCTCCGCTGGAACCCGCAGACGGCACCGAGGTCCGGTACCGCGCCACGATGACCGGGCCCGGATTCAACGTGGTCAGCGAACCGCGGACGGTGATTGTCGGCGATGCTCCCCAACCGGACTCCGTGACTGTTCCCGGATCATTCAACAAGGACCTGGGCTGCCCGAAGGACTGGGATGAAACCTGTGCAGAGGCTGCGATGACCCTGGACCCGGCGGACAGGATCTGGCGGCTCACAGTCAACCTTTCCCCGGGCCAGTACGAGTACAAGGCGGTGCTGAACCAATCCTGGAACTCCAGCTACGGTGCCGACGGCGCCCTGGGCGGAAGCAACATCGTCCTGGACCACCCCGGCGGTGATGTGACGTTCAGGTATGACAACCGAACGCACATCATGAGCGCCGTCTATGCCTCGGACCAGCCGGCGGCAGTGTCCGTACCGGGAAGCATGAACGGGGAAATGGGCTGCCTTTCGGACTGGGATCCTGCATGTGACCAGGCCCAGCTCACCTTGGACAAGGAGGACCTCGTCTGGAAGCTGACGGTTTCCAACCTTGCGGCCGGCAGCTACGCATTCAAAGCTGCCCTCAACCGTTCCTGGGGCATCAGTTACGGGGCGGGAGGCGCATCGCCCGGGGCTGACATTCTCTATGAGCACGACGGCGGCGCTGTCACCTTCCGGTACGACCACGTCACGCACCTGATGACGGCGGGTTAG